Proteins co-encoded in one Corynebacterium lujinxingii genomic window:
- a CDS encoding MalY/PatB family protein — translation MQFPSLETLQARGTRKWTQFDSDVLPLFIAESDFPTAPAVKEAIVDAAEREMFGYTPAPHAHNLGEAVSDFYADRYGWRPDADKIFPVADVVRGVMLAIQYFTSGDVIVPVPAYFPFLDVAEVAGRKRVNVSSAGGLDLDEVDAAFAGGAGSIIVTNPFNPGGYIFTEAELDAVCEVARKHSARVIVDEIHAPLVYDGTHVCAAANNPDVCITVTATSKAWNVAGLKCAQMIFSNDEDAKTWNRMSGVAKDGVGTLGIVAAEACYNHGREFLDEEVAQLKANRDWLVEHLPKAVPGIEIEVPSATYLMFLNFKNTKLDDEKPAAWLRRKAKVAMNEGVDFGPGGEHRARMNFATSPEILEEAVKRIGDAIAEI, via the coding sequence ATGCAATTTCCCAGCCTTGAGACCCTGCAGGCCCGCGGCACGCGCAAGTGGACGCAGTTCGATTCCGACGTACTGCCGTTGTTCATCGCGGAAAGCGACTTCCCCACCGCGCCGGCGGTGAAGGAAGCCATCGTCGATGCGGCCGAGCGCGAAATGTTCGGCTACACCCCGGCGCCGCACGCGCACAACCTGGGCGAGGCGGTGTCCGATTTCTACGCCGACCGCTACGGCTGGCGCCCGGACGCCGACAAGATCTTCCCCGTCGCCGACGTGGTGCGCGGCGTGATGCTCGCCATCCAGTACTTCACTTCAGGCGACGTGATCGTGCCGGTGCCGGCGTACTTCCCGTTCCTCGACGTCGCGGAGGTCGCCGGCCGCAAGCGCGTAAACGTCTCCAGCGCGGGCGGGCTCGACTTAGACGAGGTGGACGCGGCGTTTGCGGGCGGTGCGGGCAGCATCATCGTGACTAACCCGTTCAACCCGGGCGGCTACATCTTCACCGAAGCAGAGTTGGATGCCGTCTGCGAGGTCGCGCGCAAGCACAGCGCGCGCGTGATTGTCGACGAGATCCACGCCCCGCTCGTCTACGACGGCACCCACGTCTGCGCCGCGGCGAACAACCCGGACGTGTGCATCACCGTCACCGCCACCTCCAAGGCGTGGAACGTCGCAGGCCTGAAGTGCGCGCAGATGATCTTTTCCAACGACGAGGACGCGAAGACCTGGAACCGCATGTCCGGCGTGGCCAAGGATGGCGTGGGCACCCTTGGCATCGTGGCGGCAGAGGCCTGCTACAACCACGGCCGCGAATTCCTCGACGAGGAGGTCGCGCAACTGAAAGCCAACCGCGATTGGCTGGTGGAGCACCTGCCGAAGGCGGTGCCGGGCATCGAAATCGAGGTGCCAAGTGCGACGTACCTGATGTTCCTCAACTTCAAGAACACGAAGCTCGATGACGAAAAACCGGCGGCGTGGCTTCGTCGTAAAGCAAAAGTTGCGATGAACGAGGGCGTCGACTTCGGGCCGGGCGGCGAGCACCGCGCGCGGATGAACTTCGCCACCTCGCCGGAGATCCTGGAGGAGGCGGTGAAACGCATCGGGGACGCGATCGCGGAGATCTAA
- the brnQ gene encoding branched-chain amino acid transport system II carrier protein, with translation MGSTAISRPKGQTGSKRSNSAVIVTALALFSMFFGAGNLIFPPMLAVEAGDNFWPALFGFLATASLLPVLAVIAIALSGSNLRDLAQRAGTVFGVVFPVLAYLSIGAFYALPRTGAVSFETAVTPLFGFEGLASSAVFNVLFFGIALILSWNPTTIMEKLGKFLTPALLVLLIVMISVAAFRWSAEPVAPSEPYNDGPFTAGLLEGYLTMDSIAALAFSIVVISTLRHRGFNEGKELVGGTITAGVGAGLMLGLVYIGLGLIGRVMPDAASYDNGAGLLAEAANLTMGGAGQAMFSAIVLLACLTTAVGLITATGEYFSEQFAGSYHFWAVVFAVTSMIIATQGLDFVMAIAAPIIGFLYPPAITLIALTLIEPAFRARTRFSWAFFVPLWVSVVWSAIETFISLEWGADVLTPIVQWAPMFEAGLGWVVPVVIAFVIGLIVDFAKPKPAMIPGTMESVEGEDLSAEGDTAPLLSNN, from the coding sequence ATGGGTTCCACAGCGATTTCACGGCCAAAAGGCCAGACGGGGTCGAAGCGCTCGAATAGCGCCGTCATCGTCACCGCGCTCGCATTGTTCTCGATGTTCTTCGGCGCGGGCAACCTCATCTTCCCGCCCATGCTCGCCGTCGAAGCAGGCGACAACTTTTGGCCGGCGCTGTTCGGCTTCCTCGCCACCGCGTCGCTGTTGCCGGTGCTCGCCGTGATCGCGATTGCACTGTCCGGCTCGAACCTGCGCGACCTCGCACAGCGCGCCGGCACGGTGTTCGGCGTGGTCTTCCCGGTGCTGGCGTACCTGTCCATCGGTGCTTTCTACGCCCTGCCGCGCACCGGCGCCGTGTCGTTCGAGACCGCCGTCACCCCGCTGTTCGGCTTCGAAGGCCTCGCTTCGTCCGCGGTGTTTAACGTGCTGTTTTTCGGCATCGCGCTGATCCTGTCGTGGAACCCGACGACGATTATGGAAAAGCTGGGCAAGTTCCTCACCCCGGCGCTGCTTGTCCTGCTCATCGTCATGATTTCCGTGGCCGCGTTCCGCTGGTCCGCAGAGCCTGTCGCCCCGAGTGAGCCGTACAACGACGGCCCGTTCACCGCAGGCCTGCTCGAGGGCTACCTGACCATGGATTCGATCGCCGCCCTGGCGTTTTCCATCGTCGTGATTTCCACCCTGCGCCACCGCGGCTTCAACGAGGGCAAGGAACTCGTCGGCGGCACCATCACCGCAGGTGTCGGCGCTGGTCTCATGCTGGGCCTGGTCTACATCGGCCTGGGACTCATCGGCCGTGTCATGCCGGATGCCGCGAGCTACGACAACGGCGCGGGCCTGCTTGCCGAGGCCGCCAATCTGACCATGGGCGGCGCGGGCCAGGCGATGTTTTCCGCCATCGTGCTGCTGGCCTGCCTGACCACCGCCGTCGGCCTGATCACCGCGACTGGCGAGTACTTCTCCGAGCAGTTCGCCGGCTCCTACCACTTCTGGGCCGTCGTCTTCGCTGTGACGTCGATGATCATCGCCACCCAGGGCCTCGACTTTGTCATGGCGATCGCCGCCCCGATCATCGGCTTCCTCTACCCGCCGGCGATTACCCTGATCGCGCTGACGCTCATTGAGCCGGCCTTCCGCGCCCGCACCCGCTTTAGCTGGGCATTCTTTGTCCCGCTGTGGGTCTCCGTCGTGTGGTCCGCCATCGAGACGTTCATCTCCCTAGAGTGGGGCGCCGACGTGCTCACCCCGATTGTGCAGTGGGCGCCGATGTTCGAGGCCGGCCTGGGCTGGGTCGTGCCGGTGGTCATCGCCTTTGTCATCGGCCTGATCGTGGACTTTGCCAAGCCGAAGCCGGCGATGATCCCGGGCACCATGGAGTCCGTGGAAGGCGAGGACCTCTCCGCCGAGGGCGACACCGCCCCGCTGCTGTCCAACAACTAG
- a CDS encoding LLM class flavin-dependent oxidoreductase, whose translation MNAPLSLIDFCTRYPDETVGQAMERSVAFAQKAEALNYERIWYSEHHNMSSIVSSSPAVLISHIGAKTERIRLGSGGVMLPNHSPYVIAEQFGMLEELYPGRIDLGLGRAPGTDQQTLGRALRRDPNSAERFPDDVLELQAWLSNQSPLPGVTAVPGYNTNVPLIILGSSMFGASLAAKLGLPYSFASHFAPQHLEQATTYYRENYQPSERYPEPYCIAAVNVTAADSEDEALEQTKVVHRNRVRAFMGRRGTVLSDDQLDEVVNSYQGRQITDMLRYTAKGTGEQVAEYLEAFQKLAKADELMISLQSGSTEATMRNMEILAEAWGK comes from the coding sequence ATGAATGCACCACTTTCACTGATCGACTTTTGCACCCGCTACCCCGACGAAACCGTCGGGCAGGCGATGGAGCGCTCCGTCGCCTTCGCGCAGAAAGCGGAAGCGCTGAACTACGAGCGCATTTGGTATTCCGAGCACCACAACATGTCGAGCATCGTCTCGTCGTCACCCGCGGTGCTCATTAGCCACATCGGTGCGAAGACTGAGCGCATTCGCCTCGGTTCCGGCGGTGTGATGCTGCCGAACCACTCCCCGTACGTCATCGCCGAGCAGTTCGGCATGCTCGAGGAGCTCTACCCGGGCCGCATCGACTTGGGCCTCGGCCGCGCGCCTGGCACCGACCAGCAAACGCTGGGGCGTGCGTTGCGACGCGACCCGAACTCCGCCGAGCGCTTCCCCGACGACGTGCTCGAACTGCAAGCCTGGCTGTCCAACCAGTCCCCGCTTCCCGGTGTCACCGCGGTGCCGGGTTACAACACGAACGTGCCGCTGATCATCCTGGGCTCGTCGATGTTCGGCGCCTCGCTGGCCGCGAAGCTGGGCCTGCCCTACTCGTTCGCGTCGCACTTCGCGCCGCAGCACCTCGAGCAGGCCACCACCTACTACCGCGAGAACTACCAGCCCTCCGAGCGCTACCCGGAGCCGTACTGCATCGCCGCGGTCAACGTCACCGCCGCCGACAGCGAGGACGAGGCGCTCGAGCAGACCAAGGTTGTCCACCGCAACCGCGTGCGCGCGTTCATGGGCCGCAGGGGCACTGTGCTGAGTGACGACCAACTCGACGAGGTGGTCAACTCCTACCAGGGCCGCCAAATCACGGACATGCTGCGCTACACCGCCAAGGGCACTGGCGAGCAGGTCGCGGAGTACCTCGAGGCCTTCCAGAAGCTGGCCAAGGCCGACGAGCTGATGATCTCGCTGCAGTCCGGAAGCACTGAGGCGACCATGCGCAACATGGAAATTCTCGCGGAGGCCTGGGGAAAGTAA
- a CDS encoding GntR family transcriptional regulator → MAQLPTGPLRRPQQHEEIADYLRDEIFAGHIPAGESLPSEVELCEQFNTSRGPVRQAVATLRAEGLLSSGRGRRSLVLSNTRTETFEEILSTTSWLYRMGKNPGEVLERRGLVLADDDVADKMQREPGSNVYVLDRVRTSDDEPLVAEVMYFDPSLAEVIDTVDTSDQSIHRELIRAGADFNNLSRAFSVERADANLAAKLGIEENDPLVVVELKALTHNGNVLEYAVHIFRADKVTFGLNNVRGHSSPLWFQVDSSIH, encoded by the coding sequence ATGGCGCAACTGCCCACCGGCCCCCTCCGCCGCCCGCAGCAGCACGAAGAAATCGCTGACTATCTCCGCGACGAGATCTTCGCGGGCCACATCCCCGCCGGCGAATCGCTGCCCAGCGAGGTAGAACTGTGCGAGCAGTTCAACACCTCGCGCGGCCCCGTCCGCCAGGCGGTAGCGACGCTGCGCGCGGAGGGGCTGCTCTCCTCCGGACGCGGCCGCCGCTCGCTCGTGCTGTCCAACACGCGCACCGAGACGTTCGAGGAGATCCTGTCCACCACGTCGTGGCTGTACCGCATGGGCAAAAACCCGGGCGAGGTCCTCGAGCGCCGCGGGCTTGTGCTTGCCGACGACGACGTGGCCGACAAGATGCAGCGCGAGCCCGGCTCCAATGTCTACGTGCTCGACCGCGTGCGCACCTCCGACGACGAGCCGCTGGTGGCCGAGGTGATGTACTTCGACCCGTCGCTGGCCGAGGTCATCGACACCGTGGACACCTCCGACCAGTCCATCCACCGCGAGCTGATCCGCGCCGGCGCCGACTTCAACAACCTCTCGCGCGCCTTCTCCGTCGAGCGTGCCGACGCCAACCTGGCAGCCAAGCTCGGCATCGAGGAGAACGACCCGCTGGTCGTCGTCGAGCTCAAGGCCCTGACGCACAACGGCAACGTGCTCGAGTATGCCGTGCACATCTTCCGCGCGGACAAGGTCACCTTCGGGTTGAACAACGTGCGGGGGCACTCGTCGCCCCTGTGGTTCCAGGTGGACTCCAGCATCCATTAA
- a CDS encoding ABC transporter substrate-binding protein encodes MRIWPLAAAVALTLPLAACSGAGPRDNIVVAASAAPAGLDFTTTGGAAAPQALVGNVYETLVRIDDTGTPVPHLAESWDRDGETFTFHLRDDVTFSDGTPFTADDAAFSIDYVKHEWTNGLKAQMDPVVDTRVLGEHTLEVTVDGDADAWLWSMGTLTGAMMTPASVERLATNPLGTGPYTVDRFDIGEKITFTAREDYWAGPVERDAVMRYFDDPVSAVNALRVGDADVVWAMQAPQLIDTLPDDIRVEVGTTNGEVLLSMNNQRAPFDDPDVRRAVAYAVDRQAINDVVYNGLATDTGGAPVPPTDPWFTGRDYYPFDPDKARELLAGRTPDITITVPNLPYAQTASELLYSQLRDVGFKVRLDTVEFPAVWLSEVHKGHDYQSSLIAHVEPRDVPMLFGNPDYYLGYNSAEVQADIAAGDMAAAIDQIMDDAAALTLVNAPNIVLYAPGVTGLNPNVVTDSLRLDEVEK; translated from the coding sequence ATGCGTATTTGGCCGTTGGCGGCCGCGGTCGCCCTCACCCTCCCCCTGGCCGCGTGCAGCGGCGCGGGCCCGCGCGACAACATCGTCGTCGCCGCCTCCGCCGCCCCTGCCGGGTTGGACTTCACCACCACCGGCGGCGCGGCGGCTCCGCAGGCGCTCGTCGGCAATGTGTACGAAACACTCGTGCGTATCGACGACACCGGCACCCCGGTGCCCCACCTCGCCGAGTCGTGGGACCGCGACGGTGAGACCTTCACGTTCCACCTGCGCGACGACGTGACCTTTTCCGACGGCACGCCGTTTACCGCCGACGACGCCGCGTTTTCCATCGACTACGTCAAACACGAGTGGACGAATGGGTTGAAGGCGCAGATGGATCCGGTCGTCGATACGCGAGTGCTGGGTGAGCACACCTTGGAGGTCACAGTCGACGGCGACGCGGACGCCTGGCTGTGGTCCATGGGCACGCTCACCGGCGCGATGATGACGCCGGCGAGCGTGGAGCGCCTGGCCACCAACCCGCTGGGCACCGGCCCATACACCGTGGACCGTTTCGACATCGGCGAGAAGATCACCTTCACCGCCCGCGAGGACTATTGGGCGGGCCCCGTCGAGCGCGACGCCGTGATGCGCTACTTCGACGACCCGGTCTCCGCCGTCAACGCGCTGCGCGTGGGTGACGCGGACGTGGTGTGGGCGATGCAGGCGCCGCAACTGATTGACACCCTTCCCGACGACATCCGCGTGGAAGTCGGCACCACCAACGGCGAAGTGCTGCTGAGTATGAACAACCAGCGCGCCCCGTTCGACGACCCGGACGTGCGCCGCGCGGTGGCCTACGCCGTGGACCGCCAGGCCATCAACGACGTGGTCTACAACGGCCTGGCCACCGACACCGGCGGCGCCCCCGTGCCACCCACCGACCCGTGGTTCACCGGCCGCGACTACTACCCCTTCGACCCGGACAAGGCCCGCGAACTGCTCGCCGGGCGCACCCCGGACATCACGATCACGGTGCCCAACCTGCCGTACGCACAAACGGCAAGCGAGCTGCTCTACTCGCAACTGCGCGACGTCGGGTTCAAGGTGCGCTTAGACACCGTCGAATTCCCCGCCGTGTGGCTATCCGAGGTGCACAAGGGCCACGACTACCAGTCCTCGCTCATTGCGCACGTGGAGCCGCGCGACGTGCCCATGCTCTTCGGCAACCCCGACTACTACCTGGGCTACAACTCCGCCGAGGTTCAGGCCGACATCGCCGCCGGCGACATGGCCGCCGCCATCGACCAGATCATGGACGACGCCGCCGCGCTCACCCTGGTCAACGCCCCGAACATCGTGCTCTACGCACCCGGGGTGACGGGGCTGAACCCGAACGTGGTCACCGACTCGCTGCGCCTTGACGAGGTAGAGAAATGA
- a CDS encoding ABC transporter permease has product MIRTITKHLLRFVLLLVAASLIIFALLRAVPGDPARIALGVSATDADVAELNTRLGLDQPLATQYFDWVGGLLTGDFGISLSSGKEITDTVLERAGVSLTLTLVAMAVSLLVAIPAGVYLARWRRSPGGVVVGGLSQVGIIVPSFLVGIALVALFSVRLGWLPANGWGTPAHLVLPVASLALVQASILTRYVAASVREELGRDYVRTGRAQGSSISKVLYSSALRNAALPVITVVGVQLASLVVGAVVIERVFTIPGLGTMLLDAVGNRDLTTVQTVMMLIVAFTLVINLVVDLAYAVIDPRIRRQA; this is encoded by the coding sequence ATGATCCGCACCATCACCAAACACCTGCTGCGGTTTGTGCTGCTGCTCGTCGCCGCCAGCCTGATCATCTTCGCGCTGCTGCGCGCGGTGCCCGGCGACCCGGCGCGCATCGCCCTCGGCGTGTCCGCCACCGACGCCGACGTCGCGGAGTTAAACACCCGGCTCGGCCTCGACCAGCCACTTGCCACCCAGTACTTCGACTGGGTCGGCGGGCTTCTGACCGGCGACTTTGGCATCTCGTTGTCGTCCGGCAAAGAGATCACCGACACCGTACTCGAGCGCGCCGGGGTGTCGCTCACGCTCACGCTTGTGGCCATGGCGGTCTCGCTGCTCGTCGCCATCCCGGCGGGTGTGTACCTGGCGCGGTGGCGCCGCTCACCCGGTGGCGTTGTCGTCGGCGGGCTGTCCCAGGTGGGCATTATCGTCCCGTCGTTTTTGGTGGGTATTGCGCTCGTCGCCCTGTTTTCGGTGCGGCTCGGCTGGCTGCCGGCCAACGGCTGGGGCACGCCCGCGCACCTCGTGCTGCCGGTGGCGTCGCTCGCGCTGGTGCAGGCGTCGATTCTCACCCGTTACGTCGCGGCCTCGGTGCGCGAGGAGCTGGGCCGCGACTATGTGCGCACGGGCCGGGCGCAGGGGTCGTCGATAAGCAAAGTGCTCTACTCGTCGGCGCTGCGCAACGCCGCGCTGCCTGTGATCACGGTCGTGGGCGTGCAGTTGGCGTCGCTCGTGGTGGGCGCGGTGGTCATCGAGCGTGTGTTCACGATTCCGGGGTTGGGCACGATGCTTCTCGACGCCGTCGGCAACCGCGACCTCACCACCGTCCAAACCGTAATGATGCTCATCGTCGCATTCACGCTGGTGATCAACCTGGTGGTGGATCTGGCCTACGCCGTGATCGACCCGCGCATTCGGAGGCAGGCATGA
- a CDS encoding ABC transporter permease, whose product MTTKRTVGAVIVLVVAVLALISLVWTPYDPLQAEVAHRLEGSSAAHWMGTDQFGRDMASRVMDGARMTLTVAVGAVGLSALVGVPLGIWAGMRRGASRFVMAGADLLLAFPALLLAIVFTAVFGASIWIVVLAIGIAGIPGFVRVARAGTLQVMQNDYILAARIAKVPGPRIARRHVLPNIWPIVLTQISVAVALAILAEAGLSFLGLGAPAPFASWGRMLQASQPYLATSPHLALWPGLAIALTVLGFNLLGGSDDRR is encoded by the coding sequence ATGACAACCAAACGCACTGTTGGCGCCGTGATCGTGTTGGTCGTGGCGGTGCTCGCGCTCATTTCGCTGGTGTGGACGCCCTACGACCCGCTCCAGGCAGAGGTGGCCCACCGGCTCGAAGGCTCGTCCGCGGCGCACTGGATGGGCACCGACCAGTTCGGCCGCGACATGGCCTCGCGAGTGATGGACGGCGCGCGGATGACGCTCACCGTCGCTGTTGGCGCGGTGGGGCTGTCGGCACTTGTCGGCGTTCCGCTGGGAATCTGGGCCGGCATGCGCCGCGGCGCGTCGCGGTTCGTCATGGCGGGCGCCGACCTGTTGCTGGCGTTTCCGGCGCTGCTGCTTGCGATCGTGTTTACCGCCGTGTTCGGCGCCTCGATCTGGATCGTGGTGCTGGCTATCGGCATCGCAGGGATCCCCGGGTTCGTCCGCGTCGCCCGCGCCGGCACGCTGCAGGTGATGCAGAACGACTACATCCTGGCCGCGCGGATTGCCAAGGTGCCGGGACCGCGGATCGCGCGCCGCCACGTGCTGCCGAACATCTGGCCCATCGTGCTCACGCAGATCTCCGTCGCGGTGGCGCTGGCAATTCTTGCCGAGGCCGGCCTGTCCTTCCTCGGGCTTGGCGCGCCCGCCCCGTTCGCGTCCTGGGGCCGCATGCTGCAGGCCTCCCAGCCGTATCTGGCTACCTCGCCGCACCTCGCGCTGTGGCCAGGACTCGCCATCGCGTTGACTGTGCTGGGCTTTAATCTTCTGGGAGGTAGCGATGATCGTCGTTAA
- a CDS encoding ATP-binding cassette domain-containing protein, whose translation MIVVKHLHIEGILHDISLTVGAGERVGIIGESGSGKSVTALSIMGLSDLPAEGSITVDGTEMVGTPDRVRRRVRGTKVAMVFQEPMTALDPLKKIGKLVPRDLLRDVGVDRPDAYPHELSGGQRQRVLIALALSQNPDVLICDEPTTALDAIVQAEILDLLDRLVRERGMGLLFISHDLSVVRRMTERVLVFKDGRIVDADSDYARALAAAAEPGAPALPVPLGEPVVTLDAVKLKRGATMAVDDVTLTVREGERLAIVGGSGSGKTSLLHLIAGLRQPTAGTVNVRGDVQMVFQDPYSSLDPRMDVGSSIREAGVDQARADAMLERVGLAGTGSRKPAQFSGGQRQRISIARATAPRPDILLADEPVSALDATIQDQVLDLLRESVGEHTLVFVTHDLKVARELCPTVAVMQAGRIVEHGTTADIWENPQHPYTRELLAAVI comes from the coding sequence ATGATCGTCGTTAAGCACCTGCACATCGAGGGCATCCTCCACGACATCTCACTCACCGTCGGCGCCGGCGAGCGCGTGGGCATCATCGGCGAATCCGGCTCCGGCAAGTCCGTCACCGCACTGTCCATCATGGGACTTTCCGACCTGCCCGCGGAAGGATCCATCACCGTCGACGGCACCGAGATGGTCGGCACCCCCGACCGTGTACGCAGGCGCGTGCGCGGCACCAAAGTCGCGATGGTGTTCCAGGAGCCGATGACCGCGCTCGACCCGCTGAAGAAGATCGGCAAACTCGTCCCACGCGACCTGCTTCGCGACGTCGGCGTGGACCGCCCCGACGCCTACCCCCACGAACTTTCCGGCGGCCAGCGCCAGCGCGTGCTCATCGCGCTCGCCCTGTCGCAAAACCCGGACGTGCTCATTTGCGACGAACCCACCACCGCCCTCGATGCGATCGTCCAAGCCGAAATCCTCGACCTGCTCGACCGGCTTGTGCGCGAGCGCGGCATGGGGCTGCTGTTTATCTCCCACGACCTTTCCGTGGTGCGCCGCATGACCGAGCGCGTTTTGGTGTTCAAGGACGGTCGCATCGTCGACGCCGACTCCGACTACGCCCGCGCACTCGCCGCGGCCGCCGAGCCCGGCGCGCCCGCGCTACCGGTCCCCCTCGGGGAGCCGGTGGTGACCCTCGACGCGGTGAAACTCAAGCGCGGCGCCACCATGGCCGTCGACGATGTCACCCTCACCGTGCGCGAAGGCGAACGCCTAGCCATCGTCGGCGGGTCCGGCTCCGGCAAGACGTCGCTGTTGCACCTCATCGCAGGACTGCGCCAGCCCACCGCCGGCACCGTGAACGTGCGCGGCGACGTGCAGATGGTCTTCCAAGACCCGTACTCGTCGTTGGACCCGCGGATGGACGTGGGGTCGTCGATACGCGAAGCGGGCGTGGATCAGGCCCGCGCGGACGCGATGCTCGAGCGCGTCGGCCTCGCCGGCACCGGCAGCCGCAAACCCGCGCAGTTTTCCGGCGGGCAGCGCCAACGCATCTCCATCGCGCGCGCCACAGCACCCCGCCCGGACATTTTGCTTGCCGACGAGCCCGTCTCCGCCCTCGACGCCACCATCCAAGACCAGGTGCTCGACCTGCTGCGGGAAAGCGTCGGCGAGCACACGCTCGTCTTTGTCACCCACGACCTCAAGGTCGCCCGCGAACTGTGCCCCACTGTCGCCGTGATGCAGGCTGGGCGCATCGTCGAACACGGTACGACCGCCGACATCTGGGAAAATCCCCAGCACCCCTACACCCGGGAGCTACTCGCCGCCGTAATATAG
- a CDS encoding ribokinase, which produces MSAKICVVGSINADLTVNVERHPIPGETLMGAGGGITAGGKGANQACAAARLGAPVALVGAVGTDANAKPATALLHEADVDLTHVEEVNEVTGLAVITVAANGENTVLVVPGANALVDATFVARHSTPIESAEVVLLQGEIPADGFARAVELAKGRVVVNLAPVVDVPRSALLKADPLMANEHEAGLILAQLGLDSAGTPEELARRLKDAGFASVVLTLGAAGALVADDAGLTHVASPQVEAVDTVGAGDAFAGAFCARIVEGDTLVEAAQYAARVGAFSVTRPGAQPSYPSAADHLP; this is translated from the coding sequence ATGAGCGCGAAGATCTGCGTAGTCGGCTCCATCAACGCCGACCTGACCGTCAACGTTGAACGCCACCCCATCCCGGGCGAGACCCTCATGGGTGCCGGCGGCGGCATCACCGCCGGCGGCAAGGGCGCGAACCAGGCCTGCGCCGCCGCCCGCCTCGGCGCGCCGGTGGCGCTGGTCGGCGCGGTGGGCACCGACGCCAACGCCAAACCCGCCACCGCGCTGCTGCACGAAGCCGACGTCGACCTCACCCACGTCGAAGAGGTCAACGAGGTCACCGGCCTTGCCGTGATCACCGTCGCCGCCAACGGCGAGAACACCGTGCTCGTCGTCCCCGGGGCCAACGCGCTTGTCGACGCCACCTTCGTCGCCCGCCACAGCACCCCCATCGAGTCCGCCGAGGTCGTCCTGCTGCAAGGCGAGATCCCCGCCGACGGCTTCGCGCGTGCGGTGGAATTGGCGAAGGGCCGCGTGGTGGTCAACCTTGCGCCGGTGGTCGACGTGCCGCGCTCCGCCCTGCTCAAAGCCGATCCGCTCATGGCCAACGAGCACGAAGCCGGCCTCATCCTCGCGCAGTTGGGGCTCGATTCTGCCGGCACTCCGGAGGAGCTTGCGCGCCGGCTAAAGGACGCCGGTTTCGCTTCCGTCGTGCTCACCCTGGGCGCCGCCGGTGCCCTGGTCGCCGACGACGCCGGCCTCACCCACGTCGCCTCACCCCAGGTCGAGGCCGTGGACACCGTCGGCGCGGGCGACGCGTTTGCCGGCGCCTTCTGCGCCCGCATCGTCGAAGGCGACACGCTGGTTGAAGCAGCGCAGTACGCCGCCCGCGTCGGCGCCTTTTCCGTCACCCGCCCCGGCGCGCAGCCGTCCTACCCGTCCGCCGCGGACCACCTGCCGTAG